In one Cyprinus carpio isolate SPL01 chromosome B2, ASM1834038v1, whole genome shotgun sequence genomic region, the following are encoded:
- the colec12 gene encoding collectin-12 isoform X3: MKDDFTDEEEVQSFGYKRFGIQEGSECTKCKNDWALRVAIALLYVLCALLTIAVAVLGYKVVQRMDNVTEGMENYGGKIMAVETDLKKLDDQTGEKSENATSELLSFKMEIQTLQKQLNVVAVKASNNRAVLDELRLAGEDMQSGHHSLRDLLESNANVISKVNHTLNSYNGLIDGLKTDTARLQMDLQVQTSEQGRNTHSISTLNFTQTQQRNLISSLQRSVEDTSQAVQKLKNDYQSLQQVARQTKADADWLREKVQNLQALAANNSVLTRSNSDALEDVTSQLNSLSEQVQNASGIADSHEQSIRELMDHQRDHDNSTSLKFDALEAHLDRNEAEMDRITGNVSFTTQLLGVISVDLNGLRTCSETVAQHSDLLLGLNSSVAETRADNTELKTQQEELAARLDKEVSSLSIVMEEMKLVDSKHSQLITNFTILQGPPGPRGPRGDKGSQGPPGKAGQKGENGEKGAPGVAGPKGERGPAGPPGVPGMKGLPGSRGSPGQKGSRGSGGRAGPSGEKGDPGIPGLPGRDGQPGPQGPQGPQGLRGPAGPAGLEGPRGPTGPIGPPGPPGLPGLPAPVVMPPVDPQGFVNRQVAPPPTTAPGCPPQWKSFRDTCYYFSTESLNFNETMESCSNKTSTMLIINDEDEQLWIKRQISGKGFFWLGLTDSAEENIWRWVDGSLPNYTKWKPGQPDNWSHGHEAGEDCAGLIHGASWNDFFCTERIAFICERTNEFFSPLFTAKVPVL; encoded by the exons ATGAAGG ACGACTTCACTGATGAAGAGGAAGTGCAGTCTTTTGGATACAAAAGGTTTG GTATTCAGGAAGGAAGTGAATgcactaaatgtaaaaatgactgGGCCCTGAGGGTGGCGATTGCTCTTCTGTATGTACTTTGTGCACTGCTCACTATTGCTGTGGCTGTGCTTGGATACAAAG TGGTCCAAAGAATGGATAATGTAACAGAGGGTATGGAGAATTATGGAGGGAAGATCATGGCTGTAGAGACAGACCTCAAGAAACTTG ATGATCAAACGGGAGAGAAGTCAGAAAACGCCACCAGTGAACTCCTGTCATTCAAGATGGAAATTCAGACATTGCAGAAGCAGCTCAATGTTGTTGCTGTGAAGGCTTCTAACAACAGAGCTGTTCTCGATGAGCTACGGCTAGCAGGCGAGGACATGCAGAGCGGACATCACTCACTGCGAGATCTGTTGGAGAGCAATGCCAACGTCATTAGCAAAGTAAACCACACCTTAAACTCATACAACGGCTTGATTGACGGACTAAAGACGGACACGGCTCGGCTCCAGATGGACCTTCAGGTGCAGACGAGCGAACAGGGCCGAAACACCCACAGCATCAGCACTCTGAACTTCACCCAGACCCAGCAGAGGAACCTCATCAGCTCTCTCCAGAGGTCGGTGGAGGACACTAGCCAGGCTGTCCAGAAGCTTAAGAATGACTATCAGAGCCTTCAGCAGGTGGCTAGGCAGACCAAAGCGGATGCTGACTGGCTGAGGGAGAAGGTCCAGAACCTTCAGGCCTTAGCTGCTAACAATTCTGTGCTGACTCGCTCTAACAGTGACGCTCTGGAGGACGTGACCTCTCAGCTGAACTCACTCTCAGAACAGGTGCAGAACGCCTCAGGCATCGCTGACAGCCACGAACAGAGCATCCGTGAGCTCATGGACCACCAGCGAGACCATGACAATTCAACCTCCTTGAAGTTTGATGCACTAGAGGCACATCTTGACCGCAACGAGGCGGAAATGGACCGCATAACGGGGAATGTAAGCTTCACCACGCAGCTGCTCGGAGTGATCAGCGTAGATCTAAATGGTCTTCGCACCTGCTCCGAGACGGTGGCCCAGCATTCAGACCTGCTGCTGGGGCTGAACAGCAGTGTGGCAGAAACCAGAGCCGACAACACAGAGCTCAAAACCCAGCAGGAAGAACTTGCCGCCCGGCTCGACAAAGAGGTCAGCAGCCTTTCCATAGTCATGGAGGAAATGAAACTGGTTGACAGCAAACACTCGCAGCTCATCACGAATTTCACTATCCTTCAGG GTCCTCCTGGTCCAAGAGGTCCTCGGGGAGACAAAGGGTCCCAGGGGCCACCTGGCAAAGCTGGCCAGAAAGGTGAAAATGGTGAAAAGGGAGCACCTGGGGTTGCTGGGCCTAAAGGAGAAAGGGGTCCAGCAGGGCCTCCTGGTGTACCAGGAATGAAAGGGCTACCCGGATCAAGAGGAAGCCCTGGGCAAAAGGGTTCACGAGGATCTGGGGGCAGGGCGGGGCCTTCGGGAGAGAAAGGTGACCCTGGTATACCTGGGCTGCCTGGAAGAGATGGTCAGCCAGGTCCTCAAGGGCCACAAGGGCCGCAAGGACTCAGAGGGCCAGCTGGGCCTGCAGGACTGGAAGGACCCCGTGGGCCCACTGGCCCCATTGGCCCACCTGGACCTCCTGGATTACCAGGACTACCTGCACCAGTAGTTATGCCCCCGGTAGATCCACAAGGCTTTGTCAACCGCCAGGTAGCACCACCCCCTACAACTGCACCAG GGTGCCCACCTCAGTGGAAGAGCTTCAGAGACACATGTTACTACTTCTCAACAGAGAGTTTGAACTTTAATGAAACGATGGAAAGTTGCAGCAACAAGACTTCAACTATGCTGATTATCAATGATGAAGACGAGCAG CTATGGATAAAGAGGCAGATTTCTGGAAAGGGCTTCTTTTGGCTGGGCCTCACTGACAGCGCTGAGGAAAACATCTGGAGATGGGTGGACGGGAGCCTGCCCAACTATAC GAAATGGAAGCCTGGACAGCCTGATAACTGGAGCCATGGTCACGAAGCTGGGGAGGACTGTGCCGGGTTAATACACGGGGCCAGTTGGAATGACTTTTTCTGCACTGAACGCATTGCTTTCATTTGTGAACGAACAAATGAAT TCTTTTCTCCATTATTCACAGCCAAAGTTCCAGTTTTATAG
- the colec12 gene encoding collectin-12 isoform X2, with protein MKRKCSLLDTKGLYACRDQEDGGRWRKNICLSFIPQGLRGIQEGSECTKCKNDWALRVAIALLYVLCALLTIAVAVLGYKVVQRMDNVTEGMENYGGKIMAVETDLKKLDDQTGEKSENATSELLSFKMEIQTLQKQLNVVAVKASNNRAVLDELRLAGEDMQSGHHSLRDLLESNANVISKVNHTLNSYNGLIDGLKTDTARLQMDLQVQTSEQGRNTHSISTLNFTQTQQRNLISSLQRSVEDTSQAVQKLKNDYQSLQQVARQTKADADWLREKVQNLQALAANNSVLTRSNSDALEDVTSQLNSLSEQVQNASGIADSHEQSIRELMDHQRDHDNSTSLKFDALEAHLDRNEAEMDRITGNVSFTTQLLGVISVDLNGLRTCSETVAQHSDLLLGLNSSVAETRADNTELKTQQEELAARLDKEVSSLSIVMEEMKLVDSKHSQLITNFTILQGPPGPRGPRGDKGSQGPPGKAGQKGENGEKGAPGVAGPKGERGPAGPPGVPGMKGLPGSRGSPGQKGSRGSGGRAGPSGEKGDPGIPGLPGRDGQPGPQGPQGPQGLRGPAGPAGLEGPRGPTGPIGPPGPPGLPGLPAPVVMPPVDPQGFVNRQVAPPPTTAPGCPPQWKSFRDTCYYFSTESLNFNETMESCSNKTSTMLIINDEDEQLWIKRQISGKGFFWLGLTDSAEENIWRWVDGSLPNYTKWKPGQPDNWSHGHEAGEDCAGLIHGASWNDFFCTERIAFICERTNESKVPVL; from the exons ATGAAGAGGAAGTGCAGTCTTTTGGATACAAAAGGTTTG TATGCGTGCAGAGACCAGGAGGATGGAGGTAGATGGAGAAAGAACATTTGTCTGTCCTTCATCCCACAGGGTCTGCGGG GTATTCAGGAAGGAAGTGAATgcactaaatgtaaaaatgactgGGCCCTGAGGGTGGCGATTGCTCTTCTGTATGTACTTTGTGCACTGCTCACTATTGCTGTGGCTGTGCTTGGATACAAAG TGGTCCAAAGAATGGATAATGTAACAGAGGGTATGGAGAATTATGGAGGGAAGATCATGGCTGTAGAGACAGACCTCAAGAAACTTG ATGATCAAACGGGAGAGAAGTCAGAAAACGCCACCAGTGAACTCCTGTCATTCAAGATGGAAATTCAGACATTGCAGAAGCAGCTCAATGTTGTTGCTGTGAAGGCTTCTAACAACAGAGCTGTTCTCGATGAGCTACGGCTAGCAGGCGAGGACATGCAGAGCGGACATCACTCACTGCGAGATCTGTTGGAGAGCAATGCCAACGTCATTAGCAAAGTAAACCACACCTTAAACTCATACAACGGCTTGATTGACGGACTAAAGACGGACACGGCTCGGCTCCAGATGGACCTTCAGGTGCAGACGAGCGAACAGGGCCGAAACACCCACAGCATCAGCACTCTGAACTTCACCCAGACCCAGCAGAGGAACCTCATCAGCTCTCTCCAGAGGTCGGTGGAGGACACTAGCCAGGCTGTCCAGAAGCTTAAGAATGACTATCAGAGCCTTCAGCAGGTGGCTAGGCAGACCAAAGCGGATGCTGACTGGCTGAGGGAGAAGGTCCAGAACCTTCAGGCCTTAGCTGCTAACAATTCTGTGCTGACTCGCTCTAACAGTGACGCTCTGGAGGACGTGACCTCTCAGCTGAACTCACTCTCAGAACAGGTGCAGAACGCCTCAGGCATCGCTGACAGCCACGAACAGAGCATCCGTGAGCTCATGGACCACCAGCGAGACCATGACAATTCAACCTCCTTGAAGTTTGATGCACTAGAGGCACATCTTGACCGCAACGAGGCGGAAATGGACCGCATAACGGGGAATGTAAGCTTCACCACGCAGCTGCTCGGAGTGATCAGCGTAGATCTAAATGGTCTTCGCACCTGCTCCGAGACGGTGGCCCAGCATTCAGACCTGCTGCTGGGGCTGAACAGCAGTGTGGCAGAAACCAGAGCCGACAACACAGAGCTCAAAACCCAGCAGGAAGAACTTGCCGCCCGGCTCGACAAAGAGGTCAGCAGCCTTTCCATAGTCATGGAGGAAATGAAACTGGTTGACAGCAAACACTCGCAGCTCATCACGAATTTCACTATCCTTCAGG GTCCTCCTGGTCCAAGAGGTCCTCGGGGAGACAAAGGGTCCCAGGGGCCACCTGGCAAAGCTGGCCAGAAAGGTGAAAATGGTGAAAAGGGAGCACCTGGGGTTGCTGGGCCTAAAGGAGAAAGGGGTCCAGCAGGGCCTCCTGGTGTACCAGGAATGAAAGGGCTACCCGGATCAAGAGGAAGCCCTGGGCAAAAGGGTTCACGAGGATCTGGGGGCAGGGCGGGGCCTTCGGGAGAGAAAGGTGACCCTGGTATACCTGGGCTGCCTGGAAGAGATGGTCAGCCAGGTCCTCAAGGGCCACAAGGGCCGCAAGGACTCAGAGGGCCAGCTGGGCCTGCAGGACTGGAAGGACCCCGTGGGCCCACTGGCCCCATTGGCCCACCTGGACCTCCTGGATTACCAGGACTACCTGCACCAGTAGTTATGCCCCCGGTAGATCCACAAGGCTTTGTCAACCGCCAGGTAGCACCACCCCCTACAACTGCACCAG GGTGCCCACCTCAGTGGAAGAGCTTCAGAGACACATGTTACTACTTCTCAACAGAGAGTTTGAACTTTAATGAAACGATGGAAAGTTGCAGCAACAAGACTTCAACTATGCTGATTATCAATGATGAAGACGAGCAG CTATGGATAAAGAGGCAGATTTCTGGAAAGGGCTTCTTTTGGCTGGGCCTCACTGACAGCGCTGAGGAAAACATCTGGAGATGGGTGGACGGGAGCCTGCCCAACTATAC GAAATGGAAGCCTGGACAGCCTGATAACTGGAGCCATGGTCACGAAGCTGGGGAGGACTGTGCCGGGTTAATACACGGGGCCAGTTGGAATGACTTTTTCTGCACTGAACGCATTGCTTTCATTTGTGAACGAACAAATGAAT CCAAAGTTCCAGTTTTATAG
- the colec12 gene encoding collectin-12 isoform X1 yields the protein MKRKCSLLDTKGLYACRDQEDGGRWRKNICLSFIPQGLRGIQEGSECTKCKNDWALRVAIALLYVLCALLTIAVAVLGYKVVQRMDNVTEGMENYGGKIMAVETDLKKLDDQTGEKSENATSELLSFKMEIQTLQKQLNVVAVKASNNRAVLDELRLAGEDMQSGHHSLRDLLESNANVISKVNHTLNSYNGLIDGLKTDTARLQMDLQVQTSEQGRNTHSISTLNFTQTQQRNLISSLQRSVEDTSQAVQKLKNDYQSLQQVARQTKADADWLREKVQNLQALAANNSVLTRSNSDALEDVTSQLNSLSEQVQNASGIADSHEQSIRELMDHQRDHDNSTSLKFDALEAHLDRNEAEMDRITGNVSFTTQLLGVISVDLNGLRTCSETVAQHSDLLLGLNSSVAETRADNTELKTQQEELAARLDKEVSSLSIVMEEMKLVDSKHSQLITNFTILQGPPGPRGPRGDKGSQGPPGKAGQKGENGEKGAPGVAGPKGERGPAGPPGVPGMKGLPGSRGSPGQKGSRGSGGRAGPSGEKGDPGIPGLPGRDGQPGPQGPQGPQGLRGPAGPAGLEGPRGPTGPIGPPGPPGLPGLPAPVVMPPVDPQGFVNRQVAPPPTTAPGCPPQWKSFRDTCYYFSTESLNFNETMESCSNKTSTMLIINDEDEQLWIKRQISGKGFFWLGLTDSAEENIWRWVDGSLPNYTKWKPGQPDNWSHGHEAGEDCAGLIHGASWNDFFCTERIAFICERTNEFFSPLFTAKVPVL from the exons ATGAAGAGGAAGTGCAGTCTTTTGGATACAAAAGGTTTG TATGCGTGCAGAGACCAGGAGGATGGAGGTAGATGGAGAAAGAACATTTGTCTGTCCTTCATCCCACAGGGTCTGCGGG GTATTCAGGAAGGAAGTGAATgcactaaatgtaaaaatgactgGGCCCTGAGGGTGGCGATTGCTCTTCTGTATGTACTTTGTGCACTGCTCACTATTGCTGTGGCTGTGCTTGGATACAAAG TGGTCCAAAGAATGGATAATGTAACAGAGGGTATGGAGAATTATGGAGGGAAGATCATGGCTGTAGAGACAGACCTCAAGAAACTTG ATGATCAAACGGGAGAGAAGTCAGAAAACGCCACCAGTGAACTCCTGTCATTCAAGATGGAAATTCAGACATTGCAGAAGCAGCTCAATGTTGTTGCTGTGAAGGCTTCTAACAACAGAGCTGTTCTCGATGAGCTACGGCTAGCAGGCGAGGACATGCAGAGCGGACATCACTCACTGCGAGATCTGTTGGAGAGCAATGCCAACGTCATTAGCAAAGTAAACCACACCTTAAACTCATACAACGGCTTGATTGACGGACTAAAGACGGACACGGCTCGGCTCCAGATGGACCTTCAGGTGCAGACGAGCGAACAGGGCCGAAACACCCACAGCATCAGCACTCTGAACTTCACCCAGACCCAGCAGAGGAACCTCATCAGCTCTCTCCAGAGGTCGGTGGAGGACACTAGCCAGGCTGTCCAGAAGCTTAAGAATGACTATCAGAGCCTTCAGCAGGTGGCTAGGCAGACCAAAGCGGATGCTGACTGGCTGAGGGAGAAGGTCCAGAACCTTCAGGCCTTAGCTGCTAACAATTCTGTGCTGACTCGCTCTAACAGTGACGCTCTGGAGGACGTGACCTCTCAGCTGAACTCACTCTCAGAACAGGTGCAGAACGCCTCAGGCATCGCTGACAGCCACGAACAGAGCATCCGTGAGCTCATGGACCACCAGCGAGACCATGACAATTCAACCTCCTTGAAGTTTGATGCACTAGAGGCACATCTTGACCGCAACGAGGCGGAAATGGACCGCATAACGGGGAATGTAAGCTTCACCACGCAGCTGCTCGGAGTGATCAGCGTAGATCTAAATGGTCTTCGCACCTGCTCCGAGACGGTGGCCCAGCATTCAGACCTGCTGCTGGGGCTGAACAGCAGTGTGGCAGAAACCAGAGCCGACAACACAGAGCTCAAAACCCAGCAGGAAGAACTTGCCGCCCGGCTCGACAAAGAGGTCAGCAGCCTTTCCATAGTCATGGAGGAAATGAAACTGGTTGACAGCAAACACTCGCAGCTCATCACGAATTTCACTATCCTTCAGG GTCCTCCTGGTCCAAGAGGTCCTCGGGGAGACAAAGGGTCCCAGGGGCCACCTGGCAAAGCTGGCCAGAAAGGTGAAAATGGTGAAAAGGGAGCACCTGGGGTTGCTGGGCCTAAAGGAGAAAGGGGTCCAGCAGGGCCTCCTGGTGTACCAGGAATGAAAGGGCTACCCGGATCAAGAGGAAGCCCTGGGCAAAAGGGTTCACGAGGATCTGGGGGCAGGGCGGGGCCTTCGGGAGAGAAAGGTGACCCTGGTATACCTGGGCTGCCTGGAAGAGATGGTCAGCCAGGTCCTCAAGGGCCACAAGGGCCGCAAGGACTCAGAGGGCCAGCTGGGCCTGCAGGACTGGAAGGACCCCGTGGGCCCACTGGCCCCATTGGCCCACCTGGACCTCCTGGATTACCAGGACTACCTGCACCAGTAGTTATGCCCCCGGTAGATCCACAAGGCTTTGTCAACCGCCAGGTAGCACCACCCCCTACAACTGCACCAG GGTGCCCACCTCAGTGGAAGAGCTTCAGAGACACATGTTACTACTTCTCAACAGAGAGTTTGAACTTTAATGAAACGATGGAAAGTTGCAGCAACAAGACTTCAACTATGCTGATTATCAATGATGAAGACGAGCAG CTATGGATAAAGAGGCAGATTTCTGGAAAGGGCTTCTTTTGGCTGGGCCTCACTGACAGCGCTGAGGAAAACATCTGGAGATGGGTGGACGGGAGCCTGCCCAACTATAC GAAATGGAAGCCTGGACAGCCTGATAACTGGAGCCATGGTCACGAAGCTGGGGAGGACTGTGCCGGGTTAATACACGGGGCCAGTTGGAATGACTTTTTCTGCACTGAACGCATTGCTTTCATTTGTGAACGAACAAATGAAT TCTTTTCTCCATTATTCACAGCCAAAGTTCCAGTTTTATAG